From the Maniola jurtina chromosome Z, ilManJurt1.1, whole genome shotgun sequence genome, one window contains:
- the LOC123880636 gene encoding DNA (cytosine-5)-methyltransferase PliMCI-like isoform X2, which translates to MDNLYEKIWLSKVIIEYIEEYHYLQPTYEDLLEIIRGHTVPDLDDKKMSEEMLHKHAQFICDQVVGLEADEDEKPLITLPCMRELIKLMGIKFGNRKFRAKIDYKKVDKKAWTKATTTPLVQKTFESFFSNQLDKTDHELTLRKKRCGVCEACQVPDCGECNGCRAMCKFGGHGRSKQACVRRRCPNMAVQQADDSEPEEDDDYQTAEKLKLDKIDDAVSVKETRKSSKKIKWIGEPVKVDTTKVYYERVEIDGAEFSLGDFVMLETSKSNIPALISRIIYMWEEINNNKSRCFHGEVFFRASDTVLGEVGNAREVFLGDRCCHGAPLSSILRKACVERRDPPQDWFKLGGKEVDEELFEDDGKTYFYQKYYERITARFEDLPIDAECPNVLRKHKFCSSCERKLRREMKDIPKVIDKITDKSDIVQEANRTEWTTVKWRDNDYKKGCGVFLKPGTFKFKNTVSKNISNGKMKLENIDENVYTEYYRKSVNNMRGSNADTGEPFCVAHVAAVAAAGAGPLVAPQDIYLRVNVLYRPENTTSKFPNNEDLNVVYWSEEIKEIPFSAVVGLCHLVYVENIPQQDYIHEWLEMDPSRIYFRQSFDRASGEFGDVPHHAKIVGRGDRRKDKGKGKGKSSKPADSSVANTLEINVRPLKTLDVFAGCGGLSEGLHRSGVAECKWAVENLEAAAHAYSLNNKNCAVFKEDCNVLLKNVMAGLTHSADGLRLPARGEVELLCGGPPCQGFSGMNRFNSREYSNFKNSLVASYLSFCDYYRPKYFILENVRNFVAFKKGMVLKLTLRALLAMGYQCTFGVLQAGHYGVPQTRRRLIILAAAPGQRLPAYPEPTHVFSRRACSLTTIIDGKRFSSNIKWDESAPRRTVTIKDAMGDLPEICNGANKIVIEYGSMPETHFQRLVRSRDESANLRDHICKNMAPLIQARIARIPTTPGSDWRDLPNVSVPLSDGTKCKVLQYRYEDKKNGRSSSGALRGVCACAAGGTCSPADKQENTLIPWCLPHTANRHNNWAGLYGRISWDGYFSTTVTDPEPMGKQGRVLHPAQNRVVSVRECARSQGFPDTYLFAGSVQDKHRQIGNAVPPLLGAALGREIKKVLNALK; encoded by the exons ATGGACAATCTTTATGAAAAAATATGGCTCAGTAAAGTCATAATAGAGTATATAGAAGAGTATCATTATCTTCAACCGACATATGAAGATCTATTGGAAATAATCAGAGGACATACGGTTCCAGATCTAGATGATAAGAAAATGTCAGAAGAAATGCTCCACAAACATGCTCAGTTTATATGCGACCAAGTCGTAGGTTTAGAGGCAGACGAAGACGAGAAGCCTTTGATCACATTACCTTGCATGAGGgaactaattaaattaatgggAATTAAATTTGGCAATCGGAAATTCCGTGCTAAAATTGATTACAAAAAGGTCGATAAGAAGGCATGGACCAAAGCGACCACTACTCCTCTAGTGCAGAAAACATTCGAAAGTTTCTTCTCTAACCAATTAGACAAGACTGACCATGAACTTACTTTAAGGAAAAAAAGATGCGGGGTGTGCGAGGCTTGCCAAGTGCCGGACTGCGGGGAGTGCAACGGTTGTCGCGCCATGTGCAAGTTCGGCGGGCACGGCCGCTCCAAGCAGGCTTGCGTGCGGCGCCGCTGCCCCAACATGGCCGTGCAGCAGGCCGACGACTCTGAGCCGGAAGAGGACGATGACTACCAAACGGCGGAAAAGCTAAAGCTCGATAAAATCGATGACGCTGTATCGGTCAAAGAAACCAGAAAGAGCAGCAAGAAGATTAAATGGATCGGGGAACCGGTCAAGGTAGATACTACGAAAGTATATTATGAAAGAGTTGAAATTGATGGTGCCGAGTTTTCGTTAGGAGACTTTGTAATGCTAGAAACTTCGAAATCAAATATTCCTGCCCTGATTTCGAGAATCATTTATATGTGggaagaaattaataataataaaagccgGTGCTTTCATGGTGAAGTTTTCTTTAGAGCTTCGGATACTGTACTGGGAGAGGTCGGTAACGCAAGAGAAGTGTTTTTGGGGGATCGATGTTGCCACGGCGCCCCGCTTTCTTCTATTTTAAGAAAAGCTTGTGTCGAAAGGCGAGATCCTCCGCAAGATTGGTTTAAATTGGGAGGGAAAGAAGTCGATGAAGAGCTTTTCGAAGATGATGGCAAAACATACttctatcaaaaatattatgagaGAATTACTGCACGTTTCGAGGACCTACCGATTGACGCCGAATGCCCTAATGTCCTAAGAAAGCATAAATTTTGCTCTTCTTGCGAGCGCAAATTGAGACGTGAAATGAAAGATATACCTAAAGTTATTGACAAAATCACAGATAAGTCGGACATAGTTCAAGAAGCAAATAGAACCGAATGGACGACTGTCAAATGGAGAGATAATGACTATAAGAAAGGTTGCGGAGTATTTCTTAAGCCGGGCActttcaaatttaaaaatactgtcagtAAGAACATAAGTAACGGGAAAATGAAGTTAGAGAACATCGATGAAAATGTATATACAGAGTATTACAGGAAGAGCGTTAATAATATGCGCGGCTCCAATGCGGACACGGGTGAGCCCTTCTGCGTGGCGCACGTGGCCGCCGTGGCCGCGGCCGGCGCTGGCCCGCTTGTCGCGCCGCAGGACATCTACCTGCGCGTCAACGTGCTCTACCGGCCCGAGAACACCACTAGCAAGTTTCCAAACAACGAAGATCTCAATGTAGTCTACTGGAGCGAAGAAATCAAAGAGATACCATTTTCGGCCGTCGTAGGACTGTGCCATTTAGTGTACGTGGAGAACATTCCCCAGCAGGACTACATACATGAATGGCTGGAGATGGATCCCAGCAGAATCTATTTCAGACAATCTTTCGACCGGGCCTCGGGCGAGTTCGGTGACGTCCCGCACCACGCGAAGATCGTCGGTCGAGGAGACAGGAGGAAAGATAAGGGGAAGGGAAAAGGCAAGTCCAGCAAACCGGCGGACTCGAGTGTCGCTAATACTCTGGAGATAAACGTGAGACCTCTGAAGACCCTGGACGTGTTCGCCGGCTGCGGTGGCCTATCGGAAGGCCTGCATCGCTCCGGCGTTGCCGAGTGCAAGTGGGCCGTCGAGAATCTGGAAGCCGCGGCTCATGCGTACTCCCTGAACAACAAAAACTGCGCAGTGTTCAAGGAGGATTGCAATGTGCTGCTGAAGAACGTGATGGCGGGCTTGACGCACAGCGCGGACGGCCTGCGCCTGCCCGCCCGTGGCGAGGTGGAGCTGCTATGCGGCGGCCCGCCCTGCCAAGGCTTCTCCGGCATGAACCGCTTTAACTCACGCGAATACTCCAACTTCAAGAATTCGCTGGTGGCGTCGTACTTGTCCTTCTGCGATTACTACCGCCCCAAATACTTCATCCTCGAAAACGTACGGAACTTCGTCGCGTTCAAGAAGGGCATGGTGCTGAAGCTCACGTTGCGCGCGTTGCTGGCCATGGGCTACCAGTGCACGTTCGGAGTGCTGCAGGCCGGCCACTACGGCGTGCCGCAGACGCGGCGCCGCCTCATCATCCTGGCCGCGGCGCCGGGCCAGCGCCTGCCGGCTTACCCCGAGCCGACGCACGTCTTCAGCCGGCGCGCCTGCTCGCTCACCACCATTATCGACGGCAAACGGTTCTCGAGCAACATTAAATGGGACGAATCTGCCCCGCGACGGACGGTAACGATCAAAGATGCTATGGGCGATTTGCCTGAAATATGTAACGGCGCTAATAAAATCGTGATAGAGTACGGCTCGATGCCTGAGACGCATTTCCAGCGTTTGGTGCGAAGCCGAGACGAGAGCGCCAACCTTCGTGACCACATCTGCAAGAACATGGCGCCGCTGATTCAGGCGCGCATCGCCCGAATACCCACGACGCCCGGCTCGGACTGGCGGGACCTGCCCAATGTATCAGTTCCTCTCTCCGATGGAACTAAATGCAAG GTGCTGCAGTATCGCTACGAAGACAAGAAGAATGGGCGCTCATCCTCCGGCGCGCTGCGCGGCGTGTGCGCGTGCGCGGCGGGGGGCACGTGCTCGCCGGCCGACAAGCAGGAGAATACGCTCATCCCCTG